One part of the Mycobacterium marinum genome encodes these proteins:
- a CDS encoding DUF2190 family protein, protein MAEYAPIYCPADRLPRTTSAAVTAGQVLVVSGADTVAPIAAPNEAWLGVATHDADNGAAVVVATEGVWQVPASGAIAAGKPVIGATGGAVAAFTNATDEPEEIIGIALSAAASSLVVIKLR, encoded by the coding sequence ATGGCCGAATACGCACCTATTTACTGCCCCGCCGACCGGCTGCCGCGCACCACGTCGGCTGCCGTGACCGCCGGGCAGGTGCTCGTCGTGTCCGGCGCGGACACCGTCGCGCCGATCGCCGCGCCGAATGAGGCGTGGCTGGGAGTGGCCACCCATGACGCCGACAACGGCGCGGCCGTGGTGGTGGCTACCGAAGGTGTCTGGCAGGTGCCCGCCTCCGGTGCGATTGCCGCCGGCAAGCCGGTCATCGGCGCCACCGGTGGCGCCGTCGCGGCATTCACCAACGCCACCGACGAGCCGGAGGAAATCATCGGCATCGCCCTGTCGGCGGCCGCCAGCTCCCTGGTCGTCATCAAACTGCGCTGA
- a CDS encoding tape measure protein: MAIHADVLARLNERAADQVASQLEARFRVAGERSSQAFSQALTARSAIDQAVTQFAAHGQRAARGFGSGFGSELTRALPVVSGFSSAMAGYETAAGKSGALAGRAFGMAFTTAAAGLVGAAGYTLFKGFERYEAIDAAKNRLDNLNRTLTATGKQALDVGAVMDTVNQVVLDTPFKLDEAFSVATRALASSTGDLQRFMTDVSNAAGFTGSSISDIGDAFLKVANQGHVSMQEINNQLQQLPIVPWLADTLTGGDVPKLAKMIHDNKVGLEALLTTVEQHAPGFAKAMNNTVAGSIENVKTSIARLGANFLGAIFGKPAEDANQLVDIMQALREHIDEIGEWVSQHQNDIRDFFKNAAAIGGELVEVFGKIAKALSDHPGLVYAVIAAWAAFKAANIAGNIAGIITKVTALNTAMGALPEAASTAAAGMGTAFGPIALMLAGVAAEFGAIYLAIRNAKIEMPAGTGLPPGATTQQRQVFAQGGTSGLNSIPRSQGGLGPEPGEPGYVPPGSTPGSATPPRYYPFGLKGPSYVWVPGKGYQPEGFVAPGAGPSGNPILDPTGAAGGASGPRLPKAPVVPFDMSVPPGIPGLPQTAATYSAETSFLESRHRLAEKRARLNQLEHTANATAEDILDARNDVLEAQRSQQQAEMRLAEARQNELEKYTKHMRQGADTLGQIGAQLDQDFGISKGLAGIAENITKFIANLAAAPVIGALSGVQQGLGYKPGEAGSGLLAMAAGAGAFGPQHQVLPYGGQYPYAAAGMPVAGVGMPGTPNLAGVSYGVPAGANIYSGPHTTDTHGALTPRAAALRSLISQMFGVTNIGGYRPPDPPFNEHSSGEALDIMVGDNAALGDQINQFLQDNAGPLGLEYSLWQQQQWTPGQGPTPMENRGSGTQNHRDHVHARVRPGPLAGGGGQVAPSGWGGGAPTGGGPGWWGGGTPGAPGGGDSPIPGAPGTPGVPFPGTQSPLVPGGGGPGLPGQARGPMTPGRGRMPGQGLNIPKSEGIGIGGGLPGLLQSAVPTAISAAGAAAGMAAPGAGAGGSAAGAIISAAAQIGIDEINRAIGFGAQAAGIGVGGLLETFVPNESALADFSGGWFGRIAGAVAGVNAQVPNIAGQVGQAINGATGGQGLPPGLTPEQVAGNPDQRSGDQSGGQGTTINNNLTYNNNSPIQTEDRMGADLSNHLGSMYQR; encoded by the coding sequence TTGGCCATCCACGCCGACGTCCTGGCCCGGCTCAATGAACGCGCTGCCGATCAGGTTGCCTCGCAACTGGAAGCGCGCTTCCGCGTTGCCGGCGAGCGTTCCAGCCAAGCGTTTTCGCAGGCGCTGACCGCGCGGTCGGCCATTGACCAGGCGGTCACCCAATTCGCGGCTCATGGCCAGCGTGCGGCGCGTGGCTTCGGCAGCGGCTTCGGCTCTGAACTGACCCGCGCGCTGCCGGTGGTCAGCGGCTTCTCGTCGGCCATGGCCGGCTATGAGACGGCCGCGGGTAAGTCGGGGGCGTTGGCTGGGCGCGCGTTCGGCATGGCGTTCACCACCGCGGCGGCCGGCCTGGTCGGCGCGGCGGGCTACACGCTATTCAAGGGCTTCGAGCGCTACGAGGCGATCGACGCGGCCAAAAACCGCCTGGACAACCTCAATCGGACGTTGACGGCCACCGGTAAGCAGGCTCTCGATGTCGGCGCGGTGATGGACACCGTGAATCAGGTGGTGCTGGATACGCCGTTCAAGCTCGACGAGGCATTCTCGGTGGCGACTCGCGCGCTGGCGTCGAGCACCGGCGATCTACAGCGGTTTATGACCGACGTATCGAATGCCGCGGGATTTACCGGCTCGTCGATCAGCGATATCGGCGACGCGTTCTTGAAGGTCGCCAACCAGGGCCACGTCTCCATGCAGGAGATCAACAACCAGCTTCAGCAGTTGCCCATCGTGCCATGGCTGGCCGACACCCTCACTGGTGGCGATGTTCCCAAGCTGGCCAAGATGATCCACGACAACAAGGTCGGGCTTGAGGCGTTGTTGACCACGGTCGAGCAGCACGCACCGGGATTCGCCAAGGCCATGAACAACACGGTGGCCGGCTCGATCGAGAACGTCAAGACGTCCATCGCCCGGCTTGGCGCCAACTTCCTGGGCGCGATATTCGGCAAGCCCGCCGAAGACGCCAATCAGCTCGTCGACATCATGCAAGCCCTACGCGAGCATATCGACGAGATCGGCGAATGGGTCTCTCAGCACCAGAACGATATTCGCGATTTCTTCAAGAATGCCGCGGCGATCGGCGGCGAACTGGTCGAGGTGTTCGGAAAAATCGCCAAGGCGCTTTCGGATCATCCGGGCCTGGTCTATGCAGTGATCGCCGCGTGGGCAGCGTTCAAGGCAGCCAATATCGCGGGGAATATCGCGGGGATCATCACCAAGGTCACTGCGCTCAATACGGCCATGGGCGCCTTGCCGGAGGCGGCATCAACAGCCGCGGCCGGAATGGGCACCGCCTTCGGTCCTATCGCGCTGATGCTGGCCGGGGTTGCCGCGGAATTCGGCGCGATCTATCTGGCTATCCGCAACGCCAAAATCGAGATGCCCGCCGGAACTGGCCTCCCGCCGGGGGCCACTACCCAACAGCGGCAGGTTTTCGCCCAGGGGGGCACTAGCGGCCTGAACTCGATTCCGCGCAGCCAGGGTGGCCTCGGGCCCGAGCCCGGCGAGCCCGGGTACGTCCCTCCGGGGTCAACACCGGGATCGGCGACACCGCCGCGGTACTACCCCTTCGGCCTCAAGGGCCCGTCCTACGTCTGGGTCCCGGGCAAGGGTTATCAGCCCGAAGGGTTTGTTGCGCCCGGCGCCGGCCCGTCCGGTAACCCGATCCTCGACCCCACCGGTGCCGCCGGCGGCGCCAGCGGCCCGCGCCTGCCTAAAGCGCCGGTGGTGCCTTTCGACATGAGCGTCCCGCCCGGAATTCCGGGCCTGCCGCAGACCGCGGCCACCTACAGCGCCGAGACCAGCTTCCTCGAGTCCCGCCACCGCCTGGCCGAGAAGCGCGCGCGGCTCAATCAGCTCGAGCACACGGCCAACGCCACGGCCGAGGACATCCTGGACGCGCGCAACGACGTGCTCGAAGCTCAGCGTAGCCAGCAGCAGGCCGAGATGCGCTTGGCCGAGGCGCGGCAGAACGAGCTCGAAAAGTACACCAAGCACATGCGCCAGGGTGCGGACACCCTCGGCCAGATCGGCGCGCAACTCGATCAGGACTTCGGTATCTCCAAGGGACTGGCGGGGATCGCGGAGAACATCACCAAGTTCATCGCCAATCTCGCGGCGGCCCCGGTGATCGGCGCGCTTTCGGGTGTACAGCAGGGTCTGGGGTACAAGCCGGGAGAGGCCGGCAGCGGCCTGCTGGCGATGGCCGCCGGGGCCGGCGCGTTCGGCCCCCAGCATCAGGTGTTGCCCTATGGCGGGCAGTATCCGTATGCCGCCGCCGGCATGCCCGTTGCGGGTGTCGGCATGCCGGGTACGCCAAACCTGGCCGGCGTCTCCTACGGCGTCCCGGCCGGCGCCAACATCTACAGCGGCCCGCACACCACCGATACTCACGGCGCGCTTACCCCGCGAGCTGCCGCCCTACGCTCGCTCATCAGCCAAATGTTCGGCGTGACCAACATCGGCGGCTACCGGCCGCCAGATCCGCCGTTCAATGAGCACTCGTCTGGTGAGGCGCTGGACATCATGGTCGGCGACAATGCCGCGCTCGGCGATCAGATCAACCAATTCCTACAGGACAATGCCGGACCACTCGGGCTCGAGTACAGCTTGTGGCAACAGCAGCAATGGACGCCAGGTCAGGGCCCCACGCCGATGGAAAACCGCGGCAGCGGAACGCAAAACCACCGCGATCACGTCCATGCCCGGGTGCGGCCCGGACCGCTCGCCGGTGGCGGCGGCCAGGTGGCCCCGTCAGGTTGGGGCGGCGGCGCTCCCACCGGTGGCGGCCCCGGCTGGTGGGGTGGCGGTACACCCGGAGCCCCAGGCGGCGGCGACTCGCCCATCCCCGGCGCCCCCGGAACTCCCGGCGTGCCTTTCCCCGGTACTCAGTCCCCGCTGGTGCCCGGCGGTGGCGGTCCTGGGCTGCCGGGGCAGGCCCGCGGGCCCATGACACCCGGGCGGGGCCGCATGCCTGGGCAGGGGCTGAACATCCCCAAGAGCGAGGGGATCGGCATCGGCGGGGGCCTTCCCGGACTTCTGCAGTCCGCCGTTCCCACGGCCATCAGCGCGGCAGGTGCAGCCGCTGGCATGGCGGCGCCCGGGGCCGGCGCCGGCGGTAGCGCGGCCGGGGCGATCATCTCCGCGGCTGCCCAAATCGGCATCGACGAAATCAACCGGGCTATCGGGTTTGGCGCCCAGGCCGCCGGTATCGGCGTTGGCGGACTGCTCGAAACGTTCGTGCCCAACGAGTCGGCGCTGGCCGACTTCTCCGGCGGCTGGTTCGGACGCATCGCCGGGGCGGTGGCCGGGGTCAACGCGCAGGTGCCGAACATCGCCGGCCAGGTCGGCCAGGCCATCAACGGCGCCACCGGCGGCCAGGGGCTCCCGCCGGGACTGACGCCCGAGCAGGTCGCGGGCAACCCCGACCAGCGCAGTGGTGACCAGAGCGGCGGCCAGGGGACAACGATCAACAACAACTTGACCTACAACAACAACTCGCCCATCCAGACAGAGGACCGCATGGGCGCAGACCTGTCCAACCATCTGGGGTCGATGTATCAGCGATGA
- a CDS encoding DUF7257 domain-containing protein has protein sequence MTSLSDIIRVPEGLTPAGEYHLRAGLLPQMHYHSYDGGADFRMLGGFAPPWSDPRKAAVVVESLKGLIAPWQMIDQKGATQHGVTPIGSLFDPTEVTAELRFVGDDPKDRMALARLWIEANHQLKTGELAYLNHQSGRWWAPVHWFKTPPDKIMWAAQHSQKFTQVWRAPRALWQTFDSIDSLKIQFDGDIDIFDYTASPGLGAGWTVAESGDGGAYIEADGSQALAVDDLGDPTTGHDFVFRRVGSTTATDNMVVEIHLGPIRGVPLPYNSYIDIWGRMANSGTAGDDGVRLRIGMDNTFRLSYFSSGSETVLREWTSSLIPPPHTYSIYRLVCGYASGARIFKVFANGVPLQTVVESGTGSSVGSGYRSAGFGFHVGATASGYNVPIGVFRWLFGDNASSSNQSDFLKLINPGDQPMFPRYTFFGPGTFQVASAPGSSDFVQFGPLLENQIMQVRTNRELRPVVDMTSVAPTPQQLNIWQKALSDFLSFAGGGDTSAWFDQIKSIFGIVPPQGHPYSLLSGSFSAPIPAKPVGKPPVPQYIAASIIGGNADSMIIAAGTPLRRYPL, from the coding sequence ATGACCAGCCTCAGTGACATCATCCGCGTTCCCGAGGGGTTGACGCCGGCCGGCGAGTACCACCTCCGCGCCGGGCTACTGCCTCAGATGCACTACCACTCCTATGACGGTGGCGCCGACTTCCGCATGCTCGGCGGATTCGCCCCGCCCTGGTCGGACCCGCGCAAGGCCGCGGTCGTCGTCGAGAGCCTCAAGGGGCTCATTGCGCCGTGGCAGATGATCGACCAGAAGGGCGCCACCCAGCACGGAGTCACGCCTATCGGATCGCTGTTCGACCCGACGGAGGTCACGGCCGAACTCAGGTTCGTCGGCGACGACCCCAAGGACCGAATGGCGCTGGCACGCCTGTGGATCGAAGCAAATCACCAGCTCAAGACCGGCGAGCTAGCCTACCTCAACCATCAGTCCGGGCGCTGGTGGGCGCCGGTGCACTGGTTCAAGACGCCGCCGGACAAGATCATGTGGGCGGCCCAACACAGCCAGAAGTTCACCCAGGTCTGGCGCGCGCCCCGGGCGCTGTGGCAGACCTTCGACAGCATCGACTCGCTGAAAATCCAATTCGACGGCGACATCGACATTTTCGACTACACCGCCAGCCCTGGACTCGGTGCAGGATGGACTGTTGCGGAGTCCGGCGACGGTGGCGCCTATATCGAGGCGGACGGTAGTCAGGCGCTAGCCGTGGACGACTTGGGCGACCCCACAACGGGGCACGATTTCGTCTTCCGCCGGGTCGGGTCCACCACGGCAACCGACAACATGGTCGTCGAAATACACCTCGGACCAATCCGGGGAGTGCCGCTGCCGTACAACAGCTACATCGACATCTGGGGCCGGATGGCCAATAGCGGCACGGCCGGTGACGACGGTGTCCGGCTGCGCATCGGCATGGATAACACCTTCAGGCTCTCCTACTTCTCATCTGGCTCGGAAACGGTTCTGCGCGAGTGGACTTCAAGCCTGATACCACCTCCGCACACCTATTCGATATACCGCCTGGTCTGCGGATACGCCTCGGGCGCGCGCATATTCAAGGTGTTCGCCAACGGTGTTCCGCTACAGACCGTGGTCGAGTCCGGTACCGGATCGAGCGTCGGAAGCGGCTACCGCAGTGCTGGCTTCGGCTTCCACGTCGGCGCCACAGCCAGCGGCTACAACGTCCCGATAGGGGTGTTCCGATGGCTATTCGGCGACAACGCCTCATCGAGTAACCAGAGCGATTTTCTCAAGCTCATCAACCCCGGCGATCAGCCAATGTTCCCGCGCTACACCTTCTTTGGCCCCGGCACCTTCCAGGTGGCATCGGCGCCCGGAAGCAGCGATTTCGTGCAGTTCGGGCCGCTACTGGAAAACCAAATCATGCAGGTACGCACCAACCGCGAGCTACGCCCGGTCGTGGACATGACCTCGGTGGCGCCAACCCCGCAGCAACTAAACATCTGGCAAAAGGCGCTCAGCGACTTTCTGTCATTCGCCGGCGGCGGGGACACCTCGGCGTGGTTCGACCAGATCAAGTCCATCTTCGGAATCGTCCCGCCCCAAGGTCACCCATACTCCCTGCTGTCGGGCAGCTTCAGCGCCCCAATACCTGCCAAGCCCGTGGGTAAACCCCCTGTGCCGCAGTACATCGCAGCGTCGATCATCGGAGGAAACGCAGACTCCATGATCATCGCGGCGGGCACCCCCCTGCGGCGGTACCCACTCTGA
- a CDS encoding M15 family metallopeptidase has translation MRAFAADFNTYVEPLRDPDSASWTPTNSVPTSNHLNGTAMDLNWNTHPFKVRGTFTPDQMGTIRELLSFYEGTIYWGGDWTDPIDEMHWQMGYDTFGNAKVGDFIARKIRADGFSTFRRTESPGSADSVQVLSEVMGARLSLERYGQLLPAVVESLRACECATVDRIAMWCAQIGHESGGLYYTEEIASGAAYEGRADLGNTQPGDGVRFKGRSWIQITGRSNYTRLSLWAHSKGLVPTSTYFVDHPERLAADEYAGLGAAWYWVVARPDINALADRRDLETVTRRINGGTNGLADRRERYNRALGMGDRLLALTEGDDELSNTKLYASQSIYATPGEGARWTVGQLVRNIDGMVHPLYVEAAARLGDFAEIARVARTANGQGVDTDSNVVARARNLIAELSESHPDMMRAFLAQNGAGQ, from the coding sequence ATGCGGGCATTCGCGGCTGACTTCAACACCTACGTTGAGCCGTTGCGTGACCCGGATTCAGCCTCGTGGACTCCAACGAACTCGGTGCCCACGTCCAACCATCTCAACGGCACAGCGATGGACCTGAACTGGAATACTCACCCTTTCAAGGTCCGCGGAACTTTCACCCCAGATCAGATGGGCACAATCCGTGAACTACTGAGCTTCTATGAGGGCACGATCTATTGGGGCGGCGACTGGACCGACCCAATAGACGAAATGCATTGGCAAATGGGGTATGACACTTTCGGCAACGCCAAGGTGGGGGATTTCATAGCGCGAAAGATTCGGGCCGATGGATTCTCGACTTTCCGCCGAACGGAATCGCCGGGCAGCGCCGACTCCGTCCAGGTGCTATCGGAGGTCATGGGCGCCAGGCTCAGCCTCGAGCGATACGGCCAGCTGCTGCCCGCGGTGGTCGAGTCGCTGCGGGCCTGCGAATGCGCCACGGTCGACCGGATCGCCATGTGGTGCGCGCAGATCGGGCACGAGTCCGGCGGCCTTTACTACACCGAGGAGATCGCCAGCGGGGCCGCCTACGAAGGCCGGGCCGACCTGGGTAACACGCAGCCCGGGGACGGCGTCCGGTTCAAGGGCCGTTCCTGGATCCAGATCACCGGCCGATCGAACTACACCCGGCTATCACTATGGGCGCACAGTAAGGGCCTAGTCCCGACCTCGACCTATTTCGTTGATCACCCGGAACGGTTGGCGGCCGACGAGTATGCGGGCTTGGGGGCGGCCTGGTATTGGGTGGTGGCCCGCCCGGACATCAACGCGCTGGCCGACCGCCGCGACCTGGAGACGGTGACGCGGCGCATCAACGGCGGCACCAACGGGTTGGCTGACCGCCGGGAACGCTACAACCGTGCCCTTGGCATGGGGGATCGGTTACTGGCATTGACGGAAGGGGATGACGAGTTGAGCAATACCAAACTTTATGCGTCGCAGTCGATTTACGCCACGCCTGGTGAGGGGGCGCGATGGACGGTCGGTCAACTGGTCCGAAACATCGACGGCATGGTTCACCCGCTCTATGTCGAGGCTGCCGCCCGGTTGGGGGACTTCGCGGAAATCGCGCGGGTGGCGCGCACCGCCAACGGTCAGGGGGTCGACACCGATTCCAACGTCGTCGCCCGGGCCCGCAATCTGATCGCCGAACTCAGCGAGTCCCACCCCGACATGATGCGCGCGTTCCTCGCGCAGAACGGAGCCGGACAGTGA
- a CDS encoding DUF7257 domain-containing protein — MTEQPPTWATAIPNYPVHNLPAPSWQPTLPFSWAQLQQIVPALVNEFLRQVAVALGAIEIFGFNPVEALIQIGELIEDAQSKFNSLISGLSAGDISGVVTAVSAGITNAQNAVTDVAAIISSAAVSTAAQVGAALAGAVDGLDDVVDNVIGGATSAVTTFGQAWEGAFAGFLNGINGGSASTAQTSAVSSAMASQREVIVGISTAVAQLQAAAAASGASGVFGGDDFERVEASSLGGTGYWTETYSGGDSSDGYIAIADGHRAAWVIGDPVTRSVFCRRTATDDQYTQTNYQKIVWTVGFSGGLPKSGGDSLWLRLYARVSDDQSEYVFAEIKTVMPQERFCQFGYKNGGSETYIGSPVSLGTYVGAGETFSLWAGDPDVGERQFRLKRGGTTVLSWDDSSTTYAALGSSNLSWGFGVQAALNSAESDQAYPPTLDSITIADNGPGAFDFASLPAAGNAGRTYWCEDVGLTLLDDGTDWRRVWGGPLGYFTAPPSSGWSAVNAGSTTWAANKDAMLFTAPSDGTGSYHLQVRTLTPSSNYTARFNVELTAMDAASTDAWAMGIVLRESSSGKFVTLELVVSSSAFGSGALLRAAKWTNTSTFSAAYKSRYVQFLSGGIPNWVQFRDNGTTRFIEYSHNGVDYQTLYSGGRTDFCTPDQIGVGVFNANTGYTNYLRLRSLDGVS, encoded by the coding sequence ATGACTGAGCAGCCGCCCACCTGGGCCACCGCGATTCCCAACTACCCGGTCCACAATCTGCCGGCGCCGTCGTGGCAGCCGACGCTGCCGTTCAGTTGGGCGCAGCTACAGCAGATCGTCCCGGCGCTGGTCAATGAGTTCCTGCGTCAGGTCGCGGTTGCGCTGGGGGCCATCGAGATTTTCGGGTTCAACCCGGTTGAGGCGCTCATCCAGATCGGCGAGCTGATCGAGGATGCGCAATCCAAGTTCAACTCGCTGATATCCGGGCTCAGCGCCGGGGATATCAGCGGGGTAGTGACCGCGGTGAGCGCTGGAATCACCAACGCGCAGAACGCGGTTACGGACGTGGCAGCCATCATCTCTAGCGCGGCCGTTTCGACGGCGGCGCAGGTGGGTGCCGCGCTTGCCGGCGCGGTGGACGGTCTCGATGACGTGGTGGACAACGTCATTGGTGGTGCGACTTCGGCGGTGACGACTTTTGGGCAGGCGTGGGAGGGCGCGTTCGCCGGGTTCCTGAACGGGATTAACGGGGGGAGCGCATCGACTGCGCAGACCTCGGCAGTGTCGTCGGCGATGGCGTCGCAGCGTGAGGTGATTGTCGGCATCTCAACAGCGGTCGCGCAGTTGCAGGCTGCGGCAGCAGCATCGGGGGCGAGCGGCGTGTTTGGTGGAGATGATTTCGAGAGGGTTGAGGCGAGCTCCCTTGGCGGCACTGGGTATTGGACGGAAACCTACTCGGGTGGCGACAGCTCGGATGGCTATATCGCCATCGCTGACGGGCATCGGGCCGCCTGGGTGATTGGTGATCCGGTAACCAGGTCGGTGTTCTGTCGTCGCACCGCCACCGACGACCAGTACACGCAGACGAATTATCAGAAGATTGTTTGGACCGTTGGATTTTCGGGAGGGTTGCCAAAATCTGGTGGAGATTCGCTCTGGTTACGACTCTACGCCAGGGTGAGCGATGATCAATCAGAGTATGTCTTTGCCGAAATCAAGACGGTAATGCCCCAGGAGCGCTTTTGTCAGTTCGGGTATAAAAACGGTGGCAGCGAAACGTATATCGGAAGTCCGGTAAGCCTTGGGACATATGTTGGTGCTGGGGAAACGTTTTCTTTGTGGGCTGGCGATCCCGATGTTGGTGAGCGACAATTCAGGCTGAAGCGTGGCGGGACAACGGTTTTGTCCTGGGATGACAGCAGTACAACATATGCGGCGCTGGGGTCCAGCAATCTTAGTTGGGGTTTTGGCGTGCAGGCGGCACTGAATTCTGCCGAGTCAGATCAGGCTTATCCGCCAACGCTGGATTCGATCACGATCGCCGATAACGGTCCCGGCGCTTTCGATTTCGCCAGCCTGCCCGCCGCGGGCAACGCTGGCCGCACCTACTGGTGCGAGGATGTCGGGCTTACCCTGCTCGACGACGGAACGGACTGGCGGCGCGTCTGGGGGGGGCCGCTCGGGTACTTCACCGCGCCGCCGTCGTCGGGTTGGTCGGCGGTCAACGCTGGATCAACAACCTGGGCCGCGAACAAAGACGCCATGCTGTTCACCGCGCCTTCCGATGGCACCGGTTCTTACCACCTGCAAGTCCGAACCCTCACGCCGAGTTCAAACTACACTGCCAGATTCAATGTGGAGTTGACGGCGATGGACGCGGCCAGCACCGATGCGTGGGCCATGGGAATAGTCCTGCGCGAATCGTCGAGCGGTAAATTCGTGACACTCGAACTCGTCGTATCTAGCAGCGCATTCGGCTCCGGCGCTTTACTGCGCGCCGCAAAGTGGACTAACACGAGCACATTCTCGGCCGCCTACAAGTCCCGCTACGTGCAGTTCCTTTCGGGCGGTATCCCGAACTGGGTGCAATTTCGCGACAACGGCACCACCCGCTTCATTGAGTACTCCCACAATGGCGTTGACTACCAAACGCTTTATTCAGGCGGCCGTACCGACTTCTGCACACCAGACCAAATCGGGGTCGGTGTCTTCAACGCCAACACCGGATACACCAACTATCTACGCTTACGATCGCTAGACGGAGTCTCCTAA
- a CDS encoding fibronectin type III domain-containing protein, with the protein MAQPATGAPYRTSVMSYQDALRARRGGDWQVLARDYDGANTNISPGSAFVAPMSLDGTWREDLFAAIRANGRWVYNNEYPSNLGFYPVGYVHPDGVERAPKPSSDPLEALQSVDPLRYDLQKRERTLMFTPLENSPVVHCLEYDLPLSSMLEIGSGTYFRGRSNAISQPRRQFIVALEDNQGGKAERIAYPFPRCILTDVGSRKGNKKDADAPKLTFSAEVDPWFVDSDGFPMIDGAWVTGTLWDDAVTPGLTFTQVAPVATTTGATSADIAFAAPLGGSSPIVFTVESSADGSTGWTAATVGSTSGTTTITLGITGLTTATGYYFRVTATDNVATTALSRVSNMITTD; encoded by the coding sequence ATGGCACAACCGGCTACCGGCGCCCCCTATCGGACTTCGGTCATGTCGTACCAGGACGCATTGCGCGCCCGCCGCGGCGGCGACTGGCAGGTGCTGGCGCGCGACTACGACGGCGCTAACACCAACATCAGCCCAGGCAGTGCGTTTGTAGCGCCCATGTCCCTCGATGGCACGTGGCGCGAGGATTTGTTCGCTGCTATTAGGGCCAATGGCCGATGGGTCTACAACAACGAATACCCAAGCAACTTGGGGTTTTACCCAGTCGGATACGTTCACCCGGACGGTGTCGAGCGGGCTCCCAAGCCGTCTAGCGACCCACTGGAAGCGTTGCAGTCGGTCGATCCACTGCGCTACGACCTGCAAAAGCGCGAGCGAACGCTGATGTTCACGCCGCTGGAAAACTCTCCGGTGGTGCACTGCCTCGAGTACGACCTCCCGTTGTCGAGCATGCTGGAAATAGGCAGCGGGACATACTTTCGCGGCCGTTCCAACGCCATCTCTCAGCCGCGGCGGCAGTTCATCGTCGCACTCGAGGACAATCAGGGCGGTAAGGCCGAGCGCATCGCCTACCCGTTCCCGCGATGCATACTGACCGATGTCGGTTCGCGCAAGGGGAACAAGAAGGACGCCGACGCGCCAAAGCTCACCTTCTCGGCGGAAGTCGATCCGTGGTTCGTCGATTCCGACGGCTTCCCGATGATCGACGGGGCCTGGGTGACTGGCACCCTATGGGACGACGCGGTAACCCCGGGTCTGACCTTCACTCAGGTGGCGCCGGTCGCCACTACCACCGGTGCGACATCGGCCGACATCGCGTTTGCCGCCCCGCTAGGTGGCTCGTCGCCGATCGTCTTCACCGTCGAATCAAGCGCCGATGGCTCGACCGGCTGGACCGCGGCGACCGTCGGAAGCACCAGTGGCACAACGACAATCACCCTGGGTATCACCGGACTGACCACCGCCACCGGTTACTACTTCCGGGTGACGGCGACCGACAACGTGGCGACCACCGCCCTGTCGCGGGTCTCGAACATGATCACCACCGACTAG